Proteins encoded by one window of Plasmodium falciparum 3D7 genome assembly, chromosome: 4:
- a CDS encoding surface-associated interspersed protein 4.2 (SURFIN 4.2) has translation MLFVVELDSRLEKSADKRISVERFRKIFEIYVEDKLEELKRSGSEKYDKDCRDFNYFIDDVKDVFINNDLVKIPVKVRKSIWETHVDKNLPKLMKNTTSCKCIRKEHNYNKEYRDMTRTLEDFCEEKTRKLEIIYQKDYDESLYVNFNEWINKKKEDILKEYEKLSNKDKYKHLLKISETCDLNHVDKLFLNISSEDMKKMKEDVKKQHLEVKVRPPVNEPIDDRGKEDALSRGGKSIILNKEENSPTEEITTEYNPVSEMGVGTTIAHSEPGPKTVNTEVRNVLRSDGKISDQGSQKSPPKELSNKQMTPAQRKNVPHFVERRGYGNSHVRGNALKKISNGDDNYKSPSSNYIEVDCAEDKYFLLEDGTNQSENSCKTKYNYFVSNDYDGTGSAIYSTDQVPSREEIKSPDSLSTLDARGSTHNLNVSNEGNPLEGGEEKNNVKISEQNGRNLESSVGTDKGSDKNEEEVAATCDPNDRNCFDGRYINVDYIRGLLKGKRSGSDGRSNIKHIISNNFDDSNMIFPTFNFDFDILKAEEEVLPVNNSDIIYGHEEVEETTQEGASIFEKHSHTSSQQNDSSASGNKYRMLSTTMELPNQQEVFGLYSPVSRTLDSAMSFLRSIISLSSAPVSRSEGQSKESKRVEISTTVQDPIGYRTSPLQMNAHSVGAGINVSSILSMLGLSSGQVRRSGGQGSETYIVGTSQSGFHKNEVIPSIKDKSGKTQIVSNEKGGIFSKGITSMMSSLPVALVTFVFLFMFLVFNKMNPFGTTIVQGKKKKKVKQKLGERKKPKRRSAKRRRGVDVNMEEEINKIIYTNEFNNYEDKIYEDVKYIKEQENEMYLRDGIEELHMDEPSGDVYFDDQDDYIFLDEQKEDVCLDEAKNDILSKESFDDVLIKVVDREINREINGKINGEINREINGEINGEMNREINREINGEINGKINREINREINGEIPLKKEKWMWKTILEIEMKVVEKCKKEEWEESKGDFLEICLDEFIKKENEYNKIHNKVIIEKSVLENQNMLWNKWIERHRYMLEKWKKEEWFYNLKNEWINEIENYEKKESDIEIILPSEKKTRNISLEKQKIIWRRWVARYVQHIDDDIIEEWFKKMMAEYEKEEYYLNKNRYKIINHIRNRNDKHDENVQCDDEESLVSSSICFDVEEKKKKNLLTKIWFQIHMMILEEYKKDECIHIKNLLLDNYIDNLKKKNELDAKKKLQKLDILNEMKKENNIIDINERNKWEGEKWFEDLNNEWNDYERTYIKNNFVIKKENDMNIKYEYIIIDEPLMKVKKDIPQMHWKNIYEKWLHDEYKYVYRCEDINKSVDEKRDNNIDIGESINVKNNEVMKEKKVKWKTIIEIYMEVMNEYKKDEWEEHRGDFLQICLEEFIKKDNDEMRNINDELYIEQSDHMEDMLMLERQKIRWLQWINRNKYMLEKWNKEEWFCKLKKDWEDEKNRYDEKLFLWKNTENDKYINPMLERQKYIWRKWIAKHLYHIDEWENEEWFKLLMSTYEKDRDDLKRDHPINKMDDMEKKKLITKLFIEIHMMVIEDFKKEECYRNKQTFVDTYINEMKKEEPCEKNREMLNILNNIKKDIKLGYENTKMNEWKEEKWFDKLKKEWKEGECKNFVDIEKENFDKTQVNVINNYMLEIQRSLLKKYWQDVEISWIDDDNQTDWLKIAIHMDDYDNKNKVYNRRHDYMRNKNLHVKKKKNIINEDHLSEDNKYLHENNHSYIKRIIEIYMERVNKIQKKEWEENKRDFLKIALAEYIKMQFDKQKNLCIEEMVIKNKNINDDNNGYLEPAFLWNQWVERKRYIMEKWKYEKWFEELKIEWVKEQGIYIKEEEINTFMKDEKKENNKIIHNDKIIHNDKIIHNDKIIHNNKIINNNNDILIESEKIVWRRWLKKQEQNIQIYKNKKWFKDIIVEFEKDEEDDMIMYSNVNDISKVNNKEVDVNNRDNLIMKIWICICMMILEECKKDEGRYNKEIFLNSFIKEIKKEKDEKIKMNMLDMILQMKEKYISKNEKDFYIYDWKKEKWFEDLKNDCKNNKNEYIYMLQNDLCKRYWKDLDKMWLENEDKIKRNMLTNIYEEYNNMDDLSKKEYIHKNINIINENMKCNSEVEKTHGEHTVEGIKNYYLEKQKEIWRQWIEKNVKHINQSTKEQEQILVDTENNKIVNSSDCKKNENKNEPYYMKKKNLKTVFLAEIHMETMDRCKGLNYKGEDKIETDENIKELKIEEGENSKTNYIHKTILPKDECKKSKLSLNEENKMCKHKNMKENKINDLDNSIYTNLYDDTNKFFFFNENCEGVKSIYQEIEENVEKRYTDDIYLLENEKHHNEFNTHMGENNYDVKEKMDDRNNKNCYMRSYIKPRDKKKNTENKT, from the exons ATGCTTTTTGTTGTTGAGCTCGACAGCAGATTGGAAAAATCTGCAGATAAAAGAATAAGTGTTGAAAGATTTAGGAAAATATTTGAAATTTATGTTGAAGATAAActtgaagaattaaaaaggTCAGGATCTGAAAAGTATGATAAGGATTGTCGAGATTTCAATTATTTTATCGATGATGTAAAAgatgtatttataaataatgatttgGTAAAAATCCCTGTTAAAGTTCGTAAGAGTATTTGGGAAACGCATGTTGACAAAAACTTACCGAAACTTATGAAAAACACTACTAGTTGTAAATGTATTAGAAAagaacataattataataaagaatatagaGATATGACTCGAACGTTAGAAGATTTTTGTGAAGAAAAAACACGCAAGCtagaaattatatatcaaaagGATTACGACGAAAGTTTATATGTGAATTTTAATGAAtggataaataaaaaaaaagaagacaTTTTAAaggaatatgaaaaattaagtaataaagataaatataaacacttattaaaaattagTGAAACCTGTGATCTTAATCATGTGGATAAATTATTCCTTAATATATCAAGTGaggatatgaaaaaaatgaaggaaGATGTTAAAAAACAACATCTTGAAGTTAAAGTAAGACCACCAGTAAATGAACCGATTGACGATAGAGGTAAAGAGGATGCTCTAAGTAGAGGGGGTAAAAgcattattttaaataaggAGGAAAATTCACCTACTGAAGAAATCACGACTGAATATAATCCTGTAAGTGAAATGGGCGTTGGAACTACTATAGCTCATAGTGAACCTGGGCCCAAAACGGTTAATACTGAAGTTAGAAATGTTCTAAGATCTGATGGAAAAATATCTGATCAAGGTTCTCAGAAAAGTCCTCCTAAGGAACTTTCTAATAAACAAATGACTCCTGCTCAACGTAAGAATGTGCCACATTTTGTTGAAAGAAGAGGCTATGGAAATAGTCATGTTAGGGGTAACGCacttaaaaaaattagtaatggtgatgataattataaaagtCCTTCTTCTAATTATATTGAAGTTGATTGTGCTGaagataaatattttctattAGAAGATGGAACTAATCAATCAGAAAATAGTtgtaaaacaaaatataactaTTTTGTATCTAATGATTATGATGGTACTGGGTCTGCTATTTATTCGACAGATCAGGTACCTAGTAGGGAAGAAATTAAAAGCCCTGATTCTTTATCTACATTAGATGCCAGAGGAAGTACACATAATTTAAATGTTTCTAATGAGGGAAATCCTCTTGAGGGTGGggaggaaaaaaataatgttaagATAAGTGAACAAAATGGTCGTAATCTGGAAAGTTCTGTAGGAACAGATAAGGGTTcagataaaaatgaagaagaagtAGCTGCTACTTGTGATCCAAACGATCGAAACTGTTTTGATGgaagatatataaatgttgaTTATATAAGAGGTTTATTAAAGGGTAAACGTTCTGGTTCAGATGGAAGATCTAATATAAAACACATAATTTCTAATAACTTTGATGATAGTAATATGATTTTTCCTACTTTTAATTTTGATTTCGATATTTTAAAAGCTGAAGAAGAAGTTTTACCTGTGAATAATtctgatataatatatggacATGAAGAAGTGGAAGAAACTACTCAAGAAGGTGCATCAATATTTGAAAAACATAGTCATACTTCTTCTCAACAAAATGATTCATCTGCTTCaggaaataaatatagaatGTTATCTACAACTATGGAATTACCTAATCAACAAGAGGTATTTGGACTATATTCACCTGTATCACGAACGCTTGATAGTGCTATGAGTTTTTTGCGAAGTATTATTAGTTTGAGTAGTGCTCCAGTTTCACGAAGTGAAGGTCAAAGCAAAGAAAGCAAACGTGTAGAAATATCAACTACGGTTCAGGATCCTATTGGATATAGGACTTCCCCTTTACAAATGAATGCTCATAGCGTTGGTGCTGGTATTAATGTATCCTCAATATTATCAATGTTAGGTTTGTCTAGTGGACAAGTTCGAAGAAGTGGTGGGCAAGGAAGTGAAACATATATAGTTGGTACGTCTCAAAGTGGTTTCcataaaaatgaagtaaTTCCCTCCATAAAAGATAAAAGTGGTAAAACTCAAATCGTAAGTAATGAAAAAGGAGGGATTTTTTCAAAAGGGATAACATCAATGATGTCGTCTCTACCAGTTGCATTAGTAACAtttgtatttctttttatgtttttgGTATTTAATaag ATGAATCCTTTTGGTACAACAATTGTTCAagggaagaaaaaaaaaaaagtaaaacaaAAGTTGGGTGAAAGAAAAAAGCCAAAAAGGAGATCAGCAAAGCGGCGTAGAGGTGTTGATGTTAATATGGaggaagaaataaataaaataatttatacaaacgaatttaataattatgaagataaaatatatgaagatgtcaaatatattaaagaacAGGAAAATGAAATGTACTTGAGAGATGGAATTGAAGAGTTACATATGGATGAACCAAGTGGGGATGTATATTTTGATGATCAagatgattatatatttttagatGAACAAAAAGAGGATGTATGTTTGGATGAAgcaaaaaatgatatattatctaAGGAATCATTTGATGATGTACTTATAAAAGTGGTAGATAGGGAAATAAATAGAGAAATAAATGGAAAAATAAATGGAGAAATAAATAGAGAAATAAATGGAGAAATAAATGGAGAAATGAATAGAGAAATAAATAGAGAAATAAATGGAGAAATAaatggaaaaataaatagagAAATAAATAGAGAAATAAATGGAGAAATTCCACTAAAAAAGGAGAAATGGATGTGGAAAACCATATTAGAGATAGAAATGAAAGTAGTAGAAAAGTGTAAGAAAGAAGAATGGGAAGAAAGCAAAGGTGATTTTTTAGAAATATGTTTAGATgagtttataaaaaaagaaaatgaatataacaaaatacataataaagtAATTATTGAAAAGAGTGTGTTagaaaatcaaaatatgTTATGGAATAAATGGATAGAGAGACATAGATATATGCTTGAAAAGtggaaaaaagaagaatggttttataatttaaaaaatgaatggataaatgaaatagaaaattatgaaaagaaagaaagtgatatagaaataatattacCTAGTGAGAAAAAAACACGAAATATTTCattagaaaaacaaaaaattatatggagAAGATGGGTTGCAAGATATGTACAACATATAGATGATGATATAATTGAAGAATggtttaaaaaaatgatggCAGAATATGAAAAGgaagaatattatttaaacaaaaatagatataaaattattaatcatATAAGAAATAGAAATGACAAACATGATGAGAATGTTCAATGTGATGATGAAGAGAGCTTAGTTTCTTCATCCATTTGTTTTGatgtagaagaaaaaaaaaaaaaaaatttgttgaCTAAAATATGGTTTCAGATACATATGATGATAttagaagaatataaaaaggatgaatgtatacatattaagaatttattattagacaattatatagataatttaaaaaaaaaaaatgaacttgATGCAAAAAAGAAACTTCAGAAGTTAGACATtttaaatgaaatgaaaaaggaaaataatattatagacATAAACGAAAGAAATAAATGGGAAGGAGAAAAATGGTTTGaagatttaaataatgaatgGAATGATTATGAAaggacatatataaaaaataattttgtaattaaaaaagaaaatgacatgaatattaaatatgaatatattataatagatGAGCCTTTAATGAAagtaaaaaaagatataccTCAAATGCAttggaaaaatatttatgaaaaatggttacatgatgaatataaatatgtatatagatGTGAAGATATAAACAAATCAGTAGATGAAAAAagggataataatatagatataggTGAAAGCataaatgttaaaaataatgaagtaatgaaggaaaaaaaagtaaaatggAAAACTATCATTGAGATATATATGGAGGTAATGAacgaatataaaaaagatgaGTGGGAAGAACATCGAGGAGATTTCTTACAAATCTGTTTAGAGGAATTTATTAAGAAAGATAATGATGAGAtgagaaatataaatgacGAATTATATATCGAACAAAGTGATCATATGGAAGATATGCTTATGTTAGAGAGACAAAAAATTAGATGGCTTCAATGGATTAAtcgaaataaatatatgttagaAAAGTGGAATAAGGAAGAATGGTTttgtaaattaaaaaaggatTGGGAAGATGAAAAGAATAGATATGACGAGAAATTATTTCTTTGGAAAAATAcagaaaatgataaatatataaatccgATGTTAGAaagacaaaaatatatatggagAAAATGGATTGCAAaacatttatatcatattgaTGAGTGGGAAAATGAAGAATGGTTTAAATTGTTAATGAGTACATATGAAAAAGATAGAGATGATTTGAAAAGAGATCATCCAATTAACAAAATGGATGAtatggaaaagaaaaagttgataacaaaattatttattgaaATACATATGATGGTAATTGAAGATTTTAAAAAGGAAGAATGTTATAGGAATAAACAAACATTTgttgatacatatataaatgagatgaaaaaagaagaacCTTGTGAGAAAAATAGAGAgatgttaaatatattgaataatataaaaaaagatataaaattaggatatgaaaatacaaaaatgaatgaatggaaagaagaaaaatggtttgataaattaaaaaaagaatggaAAGAAGGTGAATGTAAAAACTTTGTTgatatagaaaaagaaaattttgatAAGACACAAGTTAatgtaattaataattatatgttagAAATTCAAAGaagtttattaaaaaaatattggcAAGATGTAGAAATAAGTTGGATAGATGATGATAATCAAACTGATTGGTTAAAAATAGCTATACATATGGATGactatgataataaaaataaagtatataataGAAGACATGATTATAtgagaaataaaaatttacatgttaaaaaaaaaaagaatatcatAAATGAGGATCATCTAAGTGAAGacaataaatatttacatgAAAATAATCATTCCTATATTAAAAGgattatagaaatatatatggaaagggtaaataaaattcaaaaaaaagaatgggAAGAGAATAAACGggactttttaaaaattgcTTTAgcagaatatataaaaatgcaaTTCGACAAACAAAAGAATTTATGTATTGAAGAAAtggtaataaaaaataaaaatataaatgatgataataatggaTATCTAGAACCAGCCTTTTTGTGGAATCAATGGGTAGAAAggaaaagatatataatggaaaaatggaaatatgaaaaatggtTTGAAGAACTAAAGATTGAATGGGTAAAGGAAcagggtatatatataaaagaagaggAAATAAACACATTTAtgaaagatgaaaaaaaagaaaataataaaataatacataatgataaaataatacataatgataaaataatacataatgataaaataatacataacaataaaataataaataataataatgacataTTAATAGAAAGTGAAAAAATCGTGTGGAGAAGATGgttaaaaaaacaagaacaaaatatacaaatatataaaaacaaaaagtgGTTCAAAGATATTATTGTTGAATTTGAAAAAGACGAAGAAGACGATATGATAATGTATTCAAATGTTAATGATATCTCGAaagtaaataataaagaagtcGATGTAAACAACAGAGATAATttgataatgaaaatatggatatgtatatgtatgatGATATTAGAAGAATGTAAAAAGGATGAGGgtagatataataaagaaatatttttaaattcatttataaaagaaataaagaaagagaaagatgagaaaattaaaatgaacATGTTAGACATGATTTTACAAAtgaaggaaaaatatatatcaaagaATGAGAAagacttttatatatatgattggaaaaaagaaaaatggtttgaagatttaaaaaatgattgtaaaaataataagaatgaatatatatatatgttacaaAATGATTTATGTAAAAGGTATTGGAAAGATTTAGATAAGATGTGGTTAGAAAATGAAGACAAAATAAAGAGGAATAtgttaacaaatatatatgaagaatataataatatggatgatTTAtctaaaaaagaatatattcataaaaatattaatataataaatgaaaatatgaaatgtAATTCTGAGGTTGAAAAAACACATGGTGAACATACTGTAGaaggaataaaaaattattatttagaaaaacaaaaagaaatatgGAGACAATGGATTGAGAAAAAtgttaaacatataaatcaATCAACAAAAGAACAGGAACAAATTTTGGTAGATAcagaaaataacaaaattgtGAATTCATCAGATTGtaaaaaaaacgaaaataAGAACGAAccatattatatgaaaaaaaaaaatttgaaaaCAGTATTTTTAGCAGAAATTCATATGGAAACAATGGATAGATGTAAGGGGTTGAATTATAAAGGAGAGGACAAAATAGAAActgatgaaaatattaaagaattaaaaatagAGGAAGGAGAAAATAGTAAAactaattatatacataaaaccATTTTACCAAAAGATGAATGCAAAAAATCAAAATTGTcattaaatgaagaaaataaaatgtgcaaacataaaaatatgaaagaaaataaGATAAACGATTTGGATAATTCGATTTATACGAATCTTTATGATGATAcgaataaatttttttttttcaatgaaAATTGTGAAGGGGTGAAAAGTATATATCAAGAAATAGAGGAGAATGTTGAAAAACGGTATActgatgatatatatttattagaaaatgaaaaacatCATAATGAATTTAATACACACATGGgagaaaataattatgacgTGAAAGAGAAGATGGATGATAGGAATAACAAGAATTGTTACATGAGATCATATATAAAACCTCgtgataaaaagaaaaatactgaaaataaaacatga
- a CDS encoding serine/threonine protein kinase, FIKK family yields the protein MKKKTREEIIIFLKWVSCKKYIFSVFVFLCCFLMSFNIFEPRIEIIELNWHVRYYRHLTEVWDNNNNNDEGEQNLKDKYDTYDEKEKVKKKYVEDEFNTKEKVKKKHRDDKYNKKEKSKKKHRDDKYNKKEKSKKKYVEDKFNKKNKHKENDVSLKKDQCKKSLSIREDCNNKNSKSYNEKEICDNENCVNLEDIKIYDNTTWKYKIKKLITCSYNSDKDAKVLYNWKLGKSILGKMINSTEDFSINGISYKDWTLNTIPDIGYSQNNRRSQEVFKTEVKSKDENTESVKLFIKKVPASIWVRQYIILNEHKGEYSLGEENFVMEAISLAFLNKYYPGIAPKFYGILYESPDKPNDNVCFSFGRGKCNNLKKFNDMLINQLQLNNKANVIMISELYGEDVFKYVKNKRKEGCFGNNLEEKKKILHESLKLITTLHETGLSHLDISPENILIGNNCELKLCDFANSAPIYTYNNRHLKGNKRLRYYESYQPCISKVPLLPPECWNIVRIHEKLKINDPYDYLKSITNQEERKSFYFNVSNADKFMLGIFFIWVWNNNYIWEKADSFNDRKFRNFVKCGMDLYNYELTYNWPDDLKDIINQLLPLENRAQLSLKELCKHPWWSN from the exons atgaagaaaaaaacaagggaagaaataataatattcttaaaaTGGGTGtcttgtaaaaaatatatattttcagtTTTTGTGTTTTTATGTTGCTTTTTAATg AGCTTCAACATATTTGAACCCAGAATCGAAATAATAGAATTGAATTGGCATGTTAGATACTATAGACATTTAACCGAAGTAtgggataataataataataatgatgaggGAGAACAGAATTTAAAGGATAAGTATGATACATATGATGAGAAGGAAAAagtgaagaaaaaatatgtagAAGATGAATTTAATACGAAGGAAAAAGTGAAGAAAAAACATAgagatgataaatataataagaaggAAAAATCGAAGAAAAAACATAgagatgataaatataataagaaggAAAAAtcgaagaaaaaatatgtagaagataaatttaataagaaaaacaagcataaagaaaatgatgtAAGTTTGAAGAAAGACCAATGTAAAAAATCATTGTCCATAAGAGAagattgtaataataaaaatagtaaatcttataatgaaaaggaaatatGTGATAATGAAAATTGTGTTAATttagaagatataaaaatatatgataatacaacatggaaatataaaataaaaaagttgaTAACATGTTCATATAATTCAGATAAAGATGCAAAGGTTTTATATAATTGGAAACTAGGAAAAAGTATTTTAGGTAAAATGATAAATAGTACAGAAGACTTTAGTATTAATGGTATAAGTTATAAAGATTGGACTTTAAATACAATACCGGATATAGGTTATTCACAAAACAATCGTAGATCCCAAGAAGTATTTAAAACTGAAGTAAAATCAAAGGATGAAAATACGGAAAGTgtgaaattatttattaaaaaggtaCCTGCAAGTATTTGGGTTcgacaatatattatattaaatgaacatAAAGGGGAATATTCATTAGGTGAAGAGAATTTTGTTATGGAAGCTATTTCATTagcttttttaaataaatattatccaGGTATCGCTCCAAAATTTTATGGTATATTATATGAGTCACCTGATAAACCTAATGATAATGtatgtttttcttttggAAGAGGTAAGTGTAATAATTTGAAAAAGTTTAATGATATGCTCATAAATCAATTACAATTGAATAACAAGGCAAATGTTATTATGATCTCTGAATTATATGGAGAAGatgtttttaaatatgtaaagAATAAAAGAAAGGAAGGTTGTTTTGGTAATAACCtggaagagaaaaaaaagattctACATGAAagtttaaaattaataacaaCATTACATGAAACTGGATTAAGTCATTTAGATATTTCTccagaaaatatattaataggtAATAATTGTGAATTGAAGTTATGTGATTTTGCAAATAGTGCTCCTATTTatacttataataatagaCATCTAAAAGGTAATAAACGTTTACGATATTATGAATCTTATCAACCATGTATATCGAAGGTTCCTTTACTCCCACCAGAATGTTGGAATATTGTTCGAATACATGAGAAATTAAAAATCAATGACCCTTATGATTATCTAAAATCTATTACTAATcaagaagaaagaaaatcGTTCTATTTCAATGTATCAAATGCTGATAAATTTATGTtaggaatattttttatttgggTATGGAATAATAACTATATATGGGAAAAGGCAGATTCATTTAATGATAGAAAGTTTAGGAATTTTGTAAAATGTGGAATGGatctttataattatgaattaACATATAACTGGCCGGATGATCTCAAGGATATAATAAAc caATTATTACCCTTGGAAAATCGTGCGCAATTAAGCCTGAAGGAATTATGTAAGCATCCCTGGTGGTCTAActaa